The following coding sequences lie in one Flavobacteriales bacterium genomic window:
- a CDS encoding HD domain-containing protein, which yields MSSVNKKKIFNDPIYGFITIPYDIIFDLIEHPYFQRLRRIKQLGLTHVVYPGALHTRFHHAMGTMYLMTKAVEVIRSKGIDITEEEAQGVCIAILLHDIGHGPFSHALEHSIVSGISHEEISTLFMDELNKEFKGKLDLALKIFRNEYKKKFLHQLVSSQLDMDRLDYLRRDSFFTGVSEGVISTDRIIKMLTVKNDELAIEEKGIYSIEKFIIARRLMYWQVYLHKTVLSAENLLVNILKRAKELAANKVELFCTPAFKTFLYNNYDLEAFNQNPSLLKTFSELDDYDIMTSVKVWQDHDDKVLATLCKMMVNRKLYRIALQNKRFDKAEVEEVAQKVADKYKLNKNEASYFVFQGSIVNNAYNSKMDKINILLKNNTVLDITEAADTLSITEISKPVKKWFLCSPKV from the coding sequence ATGTCGTCAGTAAATAAAAAGAAAATATTTAACGATCCCATCTATGGCTTTATTACAATTCCGTACGATATAATTTTTGATTTAATCGAACATCCTTATTTTCAGCGTTTAAGAAGAATAAAACAATTGGGGCTTACGCATGTGGTTTATCCTGGTGCTTTACACACAAGGTTTCATCATGCCATGGGAACCATGTATTTAATGACCAAAGCTGTTGAGGTAATTCGTTCTAAAGGCATTGACATTACTGAAGAAGAAGCTCAAGGCGTTTGTATTGCTATTTTGTTGCACGACATTGGTCATGGACCCTTTTCACACGCTTTGGAACACAGTATTGTAAGTGGAATTTCGCATGAGGAAATTTCTACCTTGTTTATGGATGAGTTGAATAAGGAGTTTAAAGGAAAACTCGATTTAGCATTGAAAATATTCAGAAACGAATACAAAAAGAAATTTTTACATCAATTGGTTTCTAGTCAGTTGGATATGGATAGGTTGGATTACTTGCGTAGAGATAGTTTTTTTACAGGTGTTTCGGAAGGTGTAATTAGTACAGACAGAATTATAAAAATGCTAACTGTTAAAAATGACGAGTTAGCCATTGAGGAAAAAGGAATTTATTCGATTGAAAAATTTATCATTGCTCGCCGATTGATGTATTGGCAAGTGTATTTGCACAAAACGGTGCTATCTGCAGAGAATTTGTTGGTGAACATTTTAAAACGAGCAAAAGAATTGGCAGCCAATAAAGTGGAGTTGTTTTGTACTCCTGCTTTTAAAACATTTTTGTACAACAATTACGATTTAGAAGCCTTTAACCAAAATCCATCATTGCTTAAAACCTTTTCGGAGTTGGACGATTATGATATCATGACTTCGGTAAAAGTTTGGCAAGACCACGACGATAAAGTGTTAGCTACCTTGTGTAAAATGATGGTAAACCGAAAATTGTACCGAATAGCTTTGCAAAACAAACGCTTTGATAAAGCTGAAGTGGAAGAAGTAGCTCAAAAAGTAGCTGATAAATACAAGTTGAATAAAAATGAAGCCAGTTATTTTGTATTTCAGGGGAGTATAGTAAACAATGCCTACAACTCTAAAATGGACAAAATAAACATTTTGCTTAAAAACAATACGGTTTTGGATATTACCGAAGCTGCTGATACCTTGAGTATAACCGAAATATCGAAGCCCGTAAAAAAATGGTTTTTGTGTAGCCCTAAAGTATAA
- a CDS encoding GtrA family protein has translation MQKTLVLIIDSFYFLFKRFLPLKTYRYAVCGGSNVVLDMCLYFLCYNFVLQKQNVDLFFVVLSPHIASLFFVFPITFFTGFALNKYITFQDSNIPGRVQLFRYLMVGLSGFLLSYLCMKLLVDVLGIYPTPSRFLTIVIAVIYSYILQNKFSFKVIEE, from the coding sequence ATGCAAAAAACACTAGTACTCATAATTGATAGCTTTTACTTTTTGTTTAAACGCTTTTTGCCGCTAAAAACCTACCGCTATGCTGTTTGTGGAGGTAGCAATGTGGTGTTAGACATGTGCTTGTACTTTTTATGCTACAATTTTGTGTTACAAAAACAAAATGTTGATTTGTTTTTTGTGGTGTTAAGTCCACACATTGCTTCCTTGTTTTTTGTGTTTCCCATTACTTTTTTTACAGGTTTTGCATTAAACAAATACATTACTTTTCAGGATTCTAACATACCGGGCAGGGTACAACTGTTTAGGTATTTAATGGTAGGTTTAAGTGGCTTTTTGTTGAGTTACTTGTGTATGAAATTATTGGTAGATGTGTTAGGCATTTACCCAACACCTTCTCGTTTTCTAACCATTGTTATAGCTGTTATTTACAGCTACATTTTACAAAACAAGTTTAGTTTTAAAGTGATTGAGGAGTAA
- a CDS encoding DUF1801 domain-containing protein: MTSIDDYIATFPTEVQTMLKEIKETIKKAAPEASEKISYAMPTFYLNGNLVHFAAYKNHIGFYPAPSGLIAFADEIASFKNSKGAVQFPLNQPIPLKLVEKIVKFRVTENLAKAK, encoded by the coding sequence ATGACAAGTATTGATGATTACATAGCAACCTTTCCCACAGAGGTGCAAACCATGTTAAAGGAAATAAAAGAAACCATTAAGAAAGCTGCGCCTGAAGCCTCCGAAAAAATAAGTTATGCCATGCCAACTTTTTATTTAAATGGCAATTTGGTTCATTTTGCAGCGTATAAAAACCATATAGGTTTCTACCCTGCTCCATCTGGCTTAATAGCTTTTGCCGATGAAATTGCATCTTTTAAAAACTCGAAAGGTGCTGTACAATTTCCTTTAAACCAACCTATACCACTAAAATTGGTTGAGAAAATTGTAAAATTTAGGGTTACTGAAAACTTAGCTAAAGCTAAATAA